A stretch of Henckelia pumila isolate YLH828 chromosome 4, ASM3356847v2, whole genome shotgun sequence DNA encodes these proteins:
- the LOC140859919 gene encoding receptor protein-tyrosine kinase CEPR2 isoform X2 produces MATQPQPSSYLSLQILTIFLTFFHHSMCITIETQALLKFKAQLIDPSNYLDSWKDSGSGSVSVSPCEFYGVTCDQETGFVTGISLDNKSLSGVISPSLSVLQGLTSLVLPSNLISGIIPNEFRNLTNLKVLNLTDNNMNGTIPDLSNLIKLERLDLSGNYFSGAFPAWVGNLTGLVSLGLGENDYDDGEIPESLGDLKKMYWLYLASSNLRGEIPDSMFELEALGTLDICQNKISGNFPGSIYKLKNLFKIELYGNNLTGEIPAGLANLTLLQEFDISDNQMHGTIPREIGNLRKLTVFHLFKNNFSGEIPAGFGDMQHLFAISLYKNGFSGEFPQNLGRFSPLNSIDISENKFSGAFPRYLCQNGNLQNLLALDNDFSGEFPDSYAGCNPLQRLRVNQNRLNGTIPDGVWSLGNVQVMDFSDNYFTGWISPGIGDSKNLNELMLSNNGFSGVIPKELGQLMLLDRLILNSNKFSGEIPSELGALQQINSLQLDENELTGTIPPELADCPRLVNINLAGNFLSGEIPDRFSNMVSLNSLNLSRNLLTGSIPRNLDNLKLSSLDLSNNQLSGTVQSDLLAVSGDEAFLGNKGLCVDDWKNTGQLTKPDLGLCHGKSGHKNFVKSKLVMLFVILFALVIILVGLLLVSYKSFKQNEADMDNRVGAEKEKRSSWKLESFQQVEFEADEICNLEEDNLIGSGSSGKVYRLDLKKGCGTVAVKQLWKGNGVKLMAAEMEILGKIRHRNILKLLACLTKEGSNFLVFEYMENGDLFQALHREIKFGRPELDWFQRYRIALGAAKGIAYLHHDYSPPIIHRDIKTTNILLDEDYEAKIADFGVAKRWHIHSKQLRRWTYTATVSCC; encoded by the exons ATGGCCACACAACCACAACCAAGTTCCTATCTTTCCCTCCAAATCCTAACCATTTTCTTGACTTTTTTCCATCATTCCATGTGCATAACCATAGAGACGCAAGCCTTGCTCAAATTCAAAGCACAGCTCATTGATCCCTCGAACTACTTGGATTCATGGAAAGattcgggttcgggttcggtTTCCGTTTCCCCTTGCGAGTTCTATGGAGTCACTTGTGATCAAGAAACCGGTTTCGTGACGGGGATTTCTCTTGATAACAAGTCCTTATCAGGGGTGATATCCCCCTCACTTTCTGTGCTACAAGGACTCACTTCTTTGGTGTTACCATCTAACCTTATATCTGGAATAATTCCAAATGAATTTCGAAATCTTACCAATCTCAAAGTTTTGAATCTCACGGATAACAATATGAACGGCACAATACCGGACTTGTCGAATCTGATCAAGTTGGAGAGACTTGATTTGTCGGGGAATTATTTCTCCGGTGCATTCCCGGCTTGGGTTGGAAATTTGACTGGTTTAGTTTCATTAGGCCTCGGTGAGAACGATTACGACGATGGCGAAATTCCAGAGTCTCTCGGGGATTTGAAAAAAATGTATTGGCTTTATTTAGCTAGTTCGAATTTGAGGGGGGAGATCCCGGATTCTATGTTTGAGTTGGAGGCATTGGGAACATTGGATATATGCCAGAATAAGATATCTGGGAATTTTCCGGGCTCGATATATAAGTTGAAGAATTTATTCAAGATTGAGCTCTATGGGAACAATTTGACTGGTGAAATTCCTGCAGGACTTGCAAATTTGACTCTTTTACAGGAATTTGatatatctgataatcaaatgcATGGGACTATTCCACGTGAGATTGGAAACTTGAGAAAATTAACGGTTTTTCATCTGTTCAAGAACAACTTTTCTGGAGAAATACCTGCGGGATTTGGGGATATGCAGCACCTTTTTGCCATTTCTCTTTACAAGAACGGTTTTTCGGGGGAGTTTCCGCAAAATCTAGGCCGTTTTTCGCCCTTGAATAGCATCGACATATCCGAGAACAAGTTCTCTGGTGCATTCCCGAGATACCTGTGTCAAAATGGGAATTTGCAGAACTTGCTTGCTTTGGATAACGATTTTTCAGGGGAATTTCCGGACTCGTATGCCGGATGTAATCCTTTACAAAGATTGAGAGTCAATCAAAACCGGCTTAACGGGACTATTCCAGATGGAGTGTGGTCACTTGGTAATGTGCAAGTGATGGATTTCAGTGATAACTATTTCACCGGATGGATCTCACCGGGCATTGGAGATTCGAAGAATTTGAATGAGCTGATGCTGTCAAACAACGGATTCTCTGGTGTGATACCTAAAGAACTCGGACAACTTATGCTATTGGACCGGCTTATCTTGAATAGTAATAAATTCTCAGGGGAAATTCCTTCAGAACTTGGTGCTTTACAGCAGATAAATTCTCTGCAGTTGGATGAAAACGAGCTCACCGGGACGATACCTCCAGAATTGGCCGACTGTCCTAGGCTTGTTAACATAAATCTTGCTGGGAATTTTCTTAGCGGTGAGATTCCCGATAGGTTCTCAAATATGGTCTCATTAAACTCTTTGAATCTTTCAAGAAACCTTCTCACCGGTTCAATTCCAAGAAACTTGGATAACCTAAAGTTATCATCTTTAGATCTGTCTAATAACCAGCTCTCAGGGACAGTTCAATCCGACTTATTGGCGGTTTCCGGTGATGAAGCGTTTCTTGGAAACAAAGGTCTTTGCGTTGATGACTGGAAAAACACAGGACAACTAACAAAACCGGACTTGGGCCTTTGTCATGGGAAAAGTGGCCACAAGAATTTCGTCAAAAGTAAACTGGTTATGTTATTTGTCATACTGTTTGCACTGGTGATTATATTAGTCGGTTTATTGCTTGTGAGTTACAAGAGCTTTAAGCAAAATGAGGCTGACATGGATAACAGAGTTGGTGCGGAGAAAGAAAAACGTTCAAGCTGGAAACTCGAGAGCTTTCAACAAGTGGAGTTCGAGGCAGATGAAATATGCAACTTGGAAGAGGATAATCTGATCGGGAGTGGAAGTTCCGGAAAAGTTTATCGACTGGATTTGAAGAAAGGCTGCGGAACAGTAGCCGTGAAGCAGCTATGGAAGGGAAATGGAGTGAAACTCATGGCAGCAGAGATGGAGATTCTTGGAAAGATAAGGCACAGGAACATACTAAAGCTATTAGCCTGTTTAACGAAAGAAGGTTCAAACTTCTTGGTTTTCGAGTATATGGAAAATGGCGACTTGTTTCAGGCACTTCACAGGGAAATCAAATTCGGCAGGCCAGAACTCGATTGGTTTCAAAGATACAGGATCGCTCTTGGCGCGGCAAAAGGAATCGCCTATCTTCATCACGATTATTCCCCACCTATAATCCATCGAGACATTAAAACCACCAACATATTGCTAGATGAGGATTATGAAGCCAAGATCGCTGATTTTGGTGTCGCGAAG AGATGGCATATTCACTCAAAGCAACTGAGAAGATGGACATATACAGCTACGGTGTCGTGCTGCTAG
- the LOC140859919 gene encoding receptor protein-tyrosine kinase CEPR2 isoform X1, with amino-acid sequence MATQPQPSSYLSLQILTIFLTFFHHSMCITIETQALLKFKAQLIDPSNYLDSWKDSGSGSVSVSPCEFYGVTCDQETGFVTGISLDNKSLSGVISPSLSVLQGLTSLVLPSNLISGIIPNEFRNLTNLKVLNLTDNNMNGTIPDLSNLIKLERLDLSGNYFSGAFPAWVGNLTGLVSLGLGENDYDDGEIPESLGDLKKMYWLYLASSNLRGEIPDSMFELEALGTLDICQNKISGNFPGSIYKLKNLFKIELYGNNLTGEIPAGLANLTLLQEFDISDNQMHGTIPREIGNLRKLTVFHLFKNNFSGEIPAGFGDMQHLFAISLYKNGFSGEFPQNLGRFSPLNSIDISENKFSGAFPRYLCQNGNLQNLLALDNDFSGEFPDSYAGCNPLQRLRVNQNRLNGTIPDGVWSLGNVQVMDFSDNYFTGWISPGIGDSKNLNELMLSNNGFSGVIPKELGQLMLLDRLILNSNKFSGEIPSELGALQQINSLQLDENELTGTIPPELADCPRLVNINLAGNFLSGEIPDRFSNMVSLNSLNLSRNLLTGSIPRNLDNLKLSSLDLSNNQLSGTVQSDLLAVSGDEAFLGNKGLCVDDWKNTGQLTKPDLGLCHGKSGHKNFVKSKLVMLFVILFALVIILVGLLLVSYKSFKQNEADMDNRVGAEKEKRSSWKLESFQQVEFEADEICNLEEDNLIGSGSSGKVYRLDLKKGCGTVAVKQLWKGNGVKLMAAEMEILGKIRHRNILKLLACLTKEGSNFLVFEYMENGDLFQALHREIKFGRPELDWFQRYRIALGAAKGIAYLHHDYSPPIIHRDIKTTNILLDEDYEAKIADFGVAKVAELVSPKESNVSCFAGTHGYIAPEMAYSLKATEKMDIYSYGVVLLELITGKRPLEEEYGEGKDLVYWVSAHLNNRDNVLKILDPKVVTELVQDNMIKVLKIATLCTAKLPNLRPNMKEVVNMLVDAEPCTLRSPDSFEKYDEKPFLSC; translated from the exons ATGGCCACACAACCACAACCAAGTTCCTATCTTTCCCTCCAAATCCTAACCATTTTCTTGACTTTTTTCCATCATTCCATGTGCATAACCATAGAGACGCAAGCCTTGCTCAAATTCAAAGCACAGCTCATTGATCCCTCGAACTACTTGGATTCATGGAAAGattcgggttcgggttcggtTTCCGTTTCCCCTTGCGAGTTCTATGGAGTCACTTGTGATCAAGAAACCGGTTTCGTGACGGGGATTTCTCTTGATAACAAGTCCTTATCAGGGGTGATATCCCCCTCACTTTCTGTGCTACAAGGACTCACTTCTTTGGTGTTACCATCTAACCTTATATCTGGAATAATTCCAAATGAATTTCGAAATCTTACCAATCTCAAAGTTTTGAATCTCACGGATAACAATATGAACGGCACAATACCGGACTTGTCGAATCTGATCAAGTTGGAGAGACTTGATTTGTCGGGGAATTATTTCTCCGGTGCATTCCCGGCTTGGGTTGGAAATTTGACTGGTTTAGTTTCATTAGGCCTCGGTGAGAACGATTACGACGATGGCGAAATTCCAGAGTCTCTCGGGGATTTGAAAAAAATGTATTGGCTTTATTTAGCTAGTTCGAATTTGAGGGGGGAGATCCCGGATTCTATGTTTGAGTTGGAGGCATTGGGAACATTGGATATATGCCAGAATAAGATATCTGGGAATTTTCCGGGCTCGATATATAAGTTGAAGAATTTATTCAAGATTGAGCTCTATGGGAACAATTTGACTGGTGAAATTCCTGCAGGACTTGCAAATTTGACTCTTTTACAGGAATTTGatatatctgataatcaaatgcATGGGACTATTCCACGTGAGATTGGAAACTTGAGAAAATTAACGGTTTTTCATCTGTTCAAGAACAACTTTTCTGGAGAAATACCTGCGGGATTTGGGGATATGCAGCACCTTTTTGCCATTTCTCTTTACAAGAACGGTTTTTCGGGGGAGTTTCCGCAAAATCTAGGCCGTTTTTCGCCCTTGAATAGCATCGACATATCCGAGAACAAGTTCTCTGGTGCATTCCCGAGATACCTGTGTCAAAATGGGAATTTGCAGAACTTGCTTGCTTTGGATAACGATTTTTCAGGGGAATTTCCGGACTCGTATGCCGGATGTAATCCTTTACAAAGATTGAGAGTCAATCAAAACCGGCTTAACGGGACTATTCCAGATGGAGTGTGGTCACTTGGTAATGTGCAAGTGATGGATTTCAGTGATAACTATTTCACCGGATGGATCTCACCGGGCATTGGAGATTCGAAGAATTTGAATGAGCTGATGCTGTCAAACAACGGATTCTCTGGTGTGATACCTAAAGAACTCGGACAACTTATGCTATTGGACCGGCTTATCTTGAATAGTAATAAATTCTCAGGGGAAATTCCTTCAGAACTTGGTGCTTTACAGCAGATAAATTCTCTGCAGTTGGATGAAAACGAGCTCACCGGGACGATACCTCCAGAATTGGCCGACTGTCCTAGGCTTGTTAACATAAATCTTGCTGGGAATTTTCTTAGCGGTGAGATTCCCGATAGGTTCTCAAATATGGTCTCATTAAACTCTTTGAATCTTTCAAGAAACCTTCTCACCGGTTCAATTCCAAGAAACTTGGATAACCTAAAGTTATCATCTTTAGATCTGTCTAATAACCAGCTCTCAGGGACAGTTCAATCCGACTTATTGGCGGTTTCCGGTGATGAAGCGTTTCTTGGAAACAAAGGTCTTTGCGTTGATGACTGGAAAAACACAGGACAACTAACAAAACCGGACTTGGGCCTTTGTCATGGGAAAAGTGGCCACAAGAATTTCGTCAAAAGTAAACTGGTTATGTTATTTGTCATACTGTTTGCACTGGTGATTATATTAGTCGGTTTATTGCTTGTGAGTTACAAGAGCTTTAAGCAAAATGAGGCTGACATGGATAACAGAGTTGGTGCGGAGAAAGAAAAACGTTCAAGCTGGAAACTCGAGAGCTTTCAACAAGTGGAGTTCGAGGCAGATGAAATATGCAACTTGGAAGAGGATAATCTGATCGGGAGTGGAAGTTCCGGAAAAGTTTATCGACTGGATTTGAAGAAAGGCTGCGGAACAGTAGCCGTGAAGCAGCTATGGAAGGGAAATGGAGTGAAACTCATGGCAGCAGAGATGGAGATTCTTGGAAAGATAAGGCACAGGAACATACTAAAGCTATTAGCCTGTTTAACGAAAGAAGGTTCAAACTTCTTGGTTTTCGAGTATATGGAAAATGGCGACTTGTTTCAGGCACTTCACAGGGAAATCAAATTCGGCAGGCCAGAACTCGATTGGTTTCAAAGATACAGGATCGCTCTTGGCGCGGCAAAAGGAATCGCCTATCTTCATCACGATTATTCCCCACCTATAATCCATCGAGACATTAAAACCACCAACATATTGCTAGATGAGGATTATGAAGCCAAGATCGCTGATTTTGGTGTCGCGAAGGTAGCTGAGCTAGTTTCTCCCAAGGAGTCTAATGTCAGTTGTTTTGCAGGCACTCATGGCTACATTGCACCAG AGATGGCATATTCACTCAAAGCAACTGAGAAGATGGACATATACAGCTACGGTGTCGTGCTGCTAGAGCTCATTACCGGAAAAAGGCCGCTAGAGGAAGAATATGGAGAAGGGAAGGACTTAGTTTACTGGGTTTCGGCTCATTTAAACAATCGAGATAACGTACTGAAAATTCTTGATCCTAAGGTGGTGACTGAACTAGTTCAAGATAATATGATAAAGGTCTTAAAAATCGCCACTCTCTGCACCGCAAAGCTTCCAAACCTGAGGCCGAATATGAAGGAAGTGGTGAACATGCTCGTTGATGCCGAACCGTGCACCCTCAGGTCGCCGGACAGTTTCGAGAAATACGATGAGAAGCCCTTTCTGTCCTGTTGA
- the LOC140861838 gene encoding uncharacterized protein, which translates to MANLQEQVNAMVEAVLQRILALQQEKREGDPEKQQEKEQEKNQEEPGKEQEKTIDKVREEGKEKEKRRGGREGIQAEQEAESHAESVHVTMVGELELLKQKILKLENTDSRESSRVKSSGCPFSPEIIKEPLPVQFKSAKIKGYDGSGDPEEHMAQFENVAMLHCYNDQIKCKIFLTTLEDSAQRWFENLEDGSIDVFKKFREIFLQHFSSSKRYRKTTLSLFEVKQVGEESLRAYIKKFNKVTSEIPACAPETRITAFTQGLREGEFFRSLVKKTPRNFEDLLARAEKYINMEEAQKQKRDKDKREGNRERGNRNNSGGGRNDYLGRLMAHAPPKVTRDRGIHVCEEEVRQTSQKRAGKYCSIHEVNTHDTSECRRRAPEAKRPMPGEERRMDKRQRGPYRAPGFATHRPNEAVSKKAREVPPQRLDDRARDGPSRGVINMISGGSTDGDSNRAQKSWSKREVLGLEARKVTSCTVISFGPEDLKDVITPHNDALLIQARVANYDIRRGFIDSGSSVNVIFQEAFEQMDLLGCEVNLVKTSLYGFAGHTVQPRGEVWLPITLGTGELRRTIMTLFSIVEAPSSYNVILGRPALNAFMAVASTYHQKIKFPLGNQIGEVKGDQPSSRRCYADTVRVDNKKARGEQGRGDPCKKEVCTVGEVKEEHEVVQLFPEQPGKIVKIARDLEVGLMDQVKACLAKNTDVFAWSSQELTGIPSQVAEHKLNILPGARVIKQKKRHFGAEKDKVIADQVRELKEAGHIQEVQFPTWLSNVVLVPKATGKWRMCIDFRNLNEACPKDCYPLPRVDQLVDSTSGFELLSFMDAYQGYHQIPLAQEDQDKVSFITSGGTFCYVVMPFGLKNAGATYQRMMDKVFQGQLGRNVEVYVDDILELKEHLANLPVLVKPKLGERLWVYLSTTEHAVSSVLIREEARDQKPVYYVSHALKGPETRYGDIEKMALALILTARKLRPHFLSHPITVLTNILLGRVMNHPDTSGRLVKWAVDLGEYDIEYQPRVAIKAQALSDFLTEILTFGQEEVWRVFVDGASSSEGSGVGVVLISPTQEKTRIAMRLHTFKSNNEAEYEAVATGLKLAREAGAEHVIIYSDSQLVVQQLQGVFSVKEERLREYMELVKKQGSDFSSWNIEQIPREHNTEADALAKMATSWSSGNSREVIKQVGSVLAIEEEEQEGKGESWMTPLINYLQTETLPSDGAVAQRSEGRYPVLPF; encoded by the exons ATGGCAAATCTGCAGGAGCAAGTGAACGCCATGGTAGAGGCAGTGTTACAAAGGATCCTAGCTCTACAACAGGAGAAGAGGGAAGGTGATCCGGAGAAACAGCAGGAGAAAGAGCAGGAGAAAAACCAGGAGGAACCAGGGAAGGAGCAGGAGAAAACAATAGATAAGGTGCGggaagaaggaaaagaaaaggaGAAGAGAAGAGGAGGACGAGAGGGCATACAGGCGGAACAGGAGGCAGAATCACACGCTGAGTCTGTCCATGTCACCATGGTGGGAGAATTGGAACTGCTGAAGCAGAAAATTTTAAAGTTAGAAAACACTGACTCGCGGGAATCTTCGCGAGTCAAAAGCTCGGGATGCCCTTTCTCGCCGGAGATTATTAAAGAGCCCTTGCCAGTGCAATTCAAATCAGCGAAGATCAAAGGATACGATGGTAGTGGTGATCCAGAAGAGCACATGGCCCAGTTCGAAAATGTAGCCATGTTACATTGTTATAATGATCAAATCAAATGTAAAATTTTCTTAACCACATTAGAAGATTCTGCCCAAAGGTGGTTTGAAAACTTGGAGGACGGAAGCATTGATGTCTTTAAGAAGTTTCGGGAAATCTTTCTGCAGCATTTCAGCAGCAGTAAACGGTACCGAAAGACTACCCTCAGTCTTTTTGAGGTAAAGCAGGTCGGAGAGGAATCTCTAAGGGCATATATCAAGAAGTTCAACAAAGTAACTTCAGAGATTCCAGCGTGCGCACCTGAAACCCGGATCACAGCCTTTACTCAAGGTCTCAGGGAGGGAGAATTCTTCCGGTCGCTGGTAAAGAAAACTCCTCGAAACTTTGAGGACCTTTTAGCCCGGGCTGAAAAGTACATTAACATGGAAGAAGCCCAGAAGCAAAAGAGGGATAAAGATAAGCGAGAGGGAAACAGAGAAAGAGGAAATAGGAATAACTCAGGAGGAGGGAGAAATGATTATCTGGGGAGGTTGATGGCTCATGCCCCGCCGAAAGTAACTAGAGATCGAGGGATCCATGTGTGCGAGGAGGAAGTTCGGCAGACCTCCCAGAAAAGAGCGGGAAAATATTGCTCCATCCACGAGGTCAATACTCATGATACCAGCGAGTGCAGAAGACGCGCCCCGGAGGCAAAAAGGCCGATGCCAGGAGAGGAAAGGCGGATGGATAAAAGACAGCGAGGGCCTTATCGGGCACCAGGATTTGCGACACACAGGCCTAATGAGGCTGTCTCAAAAAAAGCCCGGGAAGTTCCACCTCAGCGACTGGATGATAGGGCACGAGACGGACCCTCCCGAGGAGTCATCAACATGATATCGGGGGGATCCACTGATGGGGATTCGAATAGGGCCCAGAAATCTTGGAGTAAGAGAGAAGTATTGGGGTTGGAGGCCCGGAAAGTAACCTCTTGCACGGTCATTTCCTTCGGGCCAGAGGATTTAAAGGACGTGATCACCCCTCATAATGATGCTTTGCTCATCCAAGCCAGGGTGGCCAACTATGACATAAGGCGGGGTTTTATTGATTCCGGAAGCTCGGTAAATGTCATTTTCCAAGAAGCTTTTGAACAAATGGACCTGCTGGGATGTGAGGTCAATTTGGTGAAAACCTCTCTCTACGGGTTTGCAGGGCACACAGTACAACCTCGGGGAGAGGTATGGTTGCCCATTACCCTGGGAACCGGTGAATTGAGAAGAACTATCATGACTCTCTTTTCAATAGTAGAAGCTCCATCTTCCTATAATGTCATCTTAGGGAGACCAGCTTTGAACGCCTTCATGGCTGTGGCCTCTACATATCATCAAAAGATTAAATTCCCGTTGGGAAACCAGATAGGAGAAGTAAAAGGAGACCAACCCTCTTCTCGAAGGTGTTATGCTGATACTGTACGAGTGGACAACAAGAAAGCCCGGGGTGAGCAAGGAAGAGGTGATCCTTGCAAAAAGGAAGTGTGCACAGTAGGAGAAGTTAAGGAGGAACATGAGGTAGTGCAGTTATTCCCAGAACAACCGGGAAAAATTGTCAAGATAGCTAGGGATTTGGAGGTCGGCCTTATGGATCAGGTGAAAGCGTGCCTGGCCAAGAATACAGATGTATTCGCCTGGTCTTCACAGGAGCTAACTGGAATCCCATCTCAAGTGGCCGAACACAAACTAAATATCCTCCCGGGAGCTCGGGTTATCAAACAAAAGAAGCGGCATTTTGGGGCGGAGAAGGACAAAGTCATCGCTGACCAGGTTCGGGAGTTAAAGGAGGCAGGACATATCCAGGAGGTACAGTTTCCTACATGGCTGTCTAATGTGGTACTGGTACCCAAAGCCACCGGGAAGTGGAGGATGTGCATTGATTTCCGAAACCTGAATGAAGCTTGCCCTAAAGATTGTTACCCCCTCCCTCGGGTTGATCAGCTGGTGGACTCCACATCAGGCTTTGAGTTGCTCAGCTTTATGGACGCATACCAGGGATACCACCAAATCCCCCTGGCACAGGAGGATCAAGACAAGGTTAGTTTTATCACTTCCGGAGggactttttgttatgtggttatGCCGTTCGGGTTAAAAAATGCAGGGGCTACTTATCAAAGGATGATGGACAAGGTCTTTCAAGGCCAGCTCGGCCGGAATGTGGAGGTATATGTAGATGACATCCTG gagttgaaggagcatctgGCTAATCTGCCGGTTCTGGTCAAACCAAAGCTCGGAGAAAGGTTGTGGGTATATCTCTCTACAACCGAGCATGCTGTGAGTTCCGTGCTGATAAGAGAGGAAGCCAGGGACCAGAAACCTGTCTATTATGTAAGTCATGCCTTGAAAGGACCAGAAACTAGGTATGGTGATATAGAAAAGATGGCTCTTGCGCTCATCCTTACAGCCCGGAAGCTTAGACCGCACTTCCTGTCTCACCCAATCACGGTCTTAACTAATATTTTGCTGGGCCGGGTGATGAATCATCCAGATACTTCGGGTAGACTGGTCAAATGGGCGGTGGATCTGGGGGAGTATGACATCGAATATCAACCCCGGGTTGCTATCAAGGCGCAGGCTCTGTCCGATTTCTTGACAGAGATTCTTACTTTTGGCCAGGAAGAAGTATGGAGGGTGTTTGTGGACGGGGCTAGCAGCTCGGAAGGAAGTGGGGTGGGTGTGGTTCTGATCTCTCCTACGCAGGAGAAAACCCGGATAGCCATGAGGTTGCACACTTTCAAGTCCAACAATGAGGCAGAGTACGAGGCAGTCGCGACGGGTTTAAAGTTGGCTCGAGAAGCGGGAGCGGAGCATGTAATTATTTACTCCGATTCCCAGCTGGTAGTGCAGCAATTACAGGGAGTGTTCAGTGTTAAGGAAGAAAGATTGCGAGAGTACATGGAACTGGTCAAGAAGCAGGGAAGTGATTTCTCCAGTTGGAACATAGAGCAGATTCCTCGGGAACATAATACTGAGGCAGATGCGTTGGCCAAAATGGCTACTTCCTGGAGTAGTGGTAACAGCCGGGAAGTGATAAAACAAGTGGGGTCGGTGTTGGCAATAGAGGAGGAAGAGCAGGAAGGAAAGGGGGAATCTTGGATGACCCCTCTCATTAACTATTTACAGACAGAGACTCTTCCCTCAGATGGGGCAGTAGCCCAAAGGTCAGAAGGCAGATACCCCGTTTTACCCTTTTAA